TCGCTCAAGACGAGCTGAGCCGCTTCACTTTCGGGGTCGATCTCGGCGTCGTCGGCGACAACCTCGATATAGCGCGCCAGCGTGATCTCACCCGTGGTCCGGTCGATGTGGGCGCGAATGTCGTGCTCGTGACCATACTTCGAGCGACCGGCGCGCTGGATCGCTTGCTCCATCGCCTCCAGGACCTCGTCACGATCAATCGATTTGTCCCGCGCCACGGCATCCGCCACGGTCAAAAGTTCGGGGCGGACATGCAACCCAACGCCACTTTCCAAGTCAGCCATCTTCTTCAATTCCCTATCTGTTGCGCTTCGGCAAGCAGTTCGTCCGTCATCAATAATTTGGCGCGATGGATGTCCTCAAACGCCAGTTCGTAATCTTCCCCTTCACAGGAGATACGCACCGTCGATCCCTCGACACCCAGCAGACGCCCCGAAAAGCGTTTGCGGCCCGCCACCAGATCGTGCGTTTCAATTCTGACTTCGTAGCCGCAAAACCGTTCGAAATCCTTCAGCTTGACTAGGGGGCGGTCGAGGCCGGGCGAACTGACCTCAAGGGTATAGGCCGCCGAGATCGGATCATCGACGTCCAGCAGGGCGGACGTCGCGCGCGAAACGTCGGCGCAATCGTCAACCACGATCGGCGCGCCATCCTTGCGTTCCACCATGATTTGCAGGCGCACCCGCTGCGCGCCCGAAATCTGAATACGCACGATGTCGAAGCCCATGTCCTCGATGGTCGGGCCAATGATTTTTTCGATCCGGTCGGTAACGTCCATATTTTTTCGTTTTCTTCGTTTTGTATCGTTCTTCGCTTAGTGTCGGGGACCTTCATCGGCCCACCCCAAACCGTCCAGGAAAATAAAACCCGTGCCGTCCAGGAAAATAAAAAAGGTGGGCCGCGGCCCACCTCATCGCCCATCACAACAGGGGGCATATGAGAGTCTCATATCTAACTGGCCTTTCAATACACCCGTTAGAAGGCGAATATCAAGTCTTTTCATTACGCCCCATCGCCCAAAGATCGGCGGCGTCGGCGAAAGCACAAGTAGGCCGGACGATCGCCGGCTAAGGCCTTTTCCTCGTAGCGGGTAGCGATCCAGTCCGCGGGGGGCGTACGCCAATCGCCGGGACGGCGGGCGGTCCATTCGAAATCGGGGTGAGACAGGACGTGAAACAAGGCCCAGCGCACATAATCCATATGATCGCTGGCGACGCGCAACGCGCCGCCATCCTTGAGCAAGCGGGCGATATGATTAAGATTTTCGGGGTTGATAAAGCGCCGTTTATGGTGGCGCGTCTTCGGCCAGGGATCGGGAAACAGGACGAAAAAACGATCGAGCGACGCCTCCGGTAACATCGCAAACAG
This genomic window from Varunaivibrio sulfuroxidans contains:
- the rimP gene encoding ribosome maturation factor RimP, translated to MDVTDRIEKIIGPTIEDMGFDIVRIQISGAQRVRLQIMVERKDGAPIVVDDCADVSRATSALLDVDDPISAAYTLEVSSPGLDRPLVKLKDFERFCGYEVRIETHDLVAGRKRFSGRLLGVEGSTVRISCEGEDYELAFEDIHRAKLLMTDELLAEAQQIGN